The DNA window CGGCGCCATCCTGCCTTCGTCGAGTAGTCGCCCGACTCGCAGCGAGGCCTGCATCCCGAGCGCGATCTCGGTCTGCATATCGGCGAGCTTCTTCTGGAAGAGCTGCGTCTGGGCCAGCGGCCGTCCGAATTGTTTGCGGTCGAGCCCATATTGACGCGCCCGATGCCAGCAGTCCTCCGCGGCGCCGAGAACGCCCCAGGAAATGCCGTAGCGGGCGCGATTGAGACAGCCGAACGGACCTTTCAGGCCGGAAACGTTCGGCAGCAGAGCCCCCTCGCCGACCTCGACGCCGTCCATCACGATCTCGCCCGTGATCGAAGCGCGTAGCGAGAGCTTGCCGCCGATCTTGGGAGCTGAGAGACCCTTCATGCCTTTCTCCAGGACGAAGCCACGGATCGCGCCACCATGAGCCGCGGATTTAGCCCATACAACGAAGACGTCCGCGATCGGCGCGTTGGAGATCCAGGTCTTGGCGCCGTAAAGGCGGTAGCCGTCCGCTGTCTTCTCGGCCCGCGTCGTCATGCCGCCGGGATCGGACCCAGCATCGGGCTCGGTCAGGCCGAAGCACCCGATGAGTTCGCCCGAGACGAGGCCCGGCAAGTATGTCTGCCTCTGCTCTTCCGAGCCATAGGCGAAGATCGGGTAGATCACGAGAGAGGACTGAACCGACATCATCGAGCGATATCCAGAGTCCACACTTTCGACCTCGTGCGCGACAAGTCCATAGGAGACGTAGTTGGCACCGGCCCCGCCGTAGGTGTCGGGCAGCGTGACCCCCAGGAGACCAGCTTTTCCCATCAGACGGAAGAGTTCGGCATCCATCCGCTCGTCGAGATATGCACTGTTCACGCGTGGACGCAGTTCAGCTTCGGCGAAGGCGGCGGCCGCGTCGCGGATCATCCGCTCCTCCGCCCCGAGCTGGTTCTCGATCAGGAAGGGATCGCTCCACTCGAAGACGTTTCGCTCAGCCATGATCGGTTTCCTCCGTGTCGGTCCAACCTCCTGCATAATCCATGTCTGGCAGATGCGACCAACTCGATTTACGCGTGGATCTATTCGGTTTAGGAATGGACCATGTCGATCTTCATGCGCAAGCTTCTCCCTTCGACCGGCGCACTTGCAGCTTTTGACGCGGTAGCACGGACTGGCAGCTTCACGGCCGCTGCGGAGATGCTTTCGTTGACGCAGAGCGCCGTCAGCCGCCAGGTTGCGCTTCTTGAAGCGCAGCTCGGCACATCGCTTTTCGAGCGCACCAGCCGCTCCGTGGATTTGACGGAAGCAGGACGGGTTTATGCTGCCGCCATCGAACCTGCGCTCGGTGAGATTCGCCGTGTCACGCTCCAGCTCATGACGAAGCGCAATGCCGAAACGCTCGATCTCGCGATATTGCCGACCTTCGGCACCCGCTGGCTGATGCCGCGCATTCCACGCTTCGTGGCCGCACATCCCGGCATCACGCTGAACTTCGCGACCCGCATCGGCCACTTCGACTTCGCGCACGAGCGCCTTGATGCGGCGATTCACATCGGACGGCCAGTCTGGCCGGGCGCGGAATGCCGCTTTCTGATGGGTGAGACCGTCGCGCCCGTCTGCAGCCCGGATTTTCTGGCGCACCACAAGATCACAGGTCCCTCCGATCTCGTAGCGCTACCGCGGTTCCACATAGCTTCGCGTCCAGGAGCCTGGGGCGACTGGTTCGCAGCGTCTGGGCTTCGGCAAACAGGCGGGGAGGGCATGCGTTTCGAGCAGTTCGCGCTGGTTGCTCAGGCGGCAATGGCTGGCCTGGGTGTAGCGTTGATGCCGCTCTTCCTCATCGAAGCGGAGCTCTCCGAAGGTCATCTCGTGATCGCCTATCCCGATGTCGTAGACAGCCCGAGCGCCTACTATCTGGTCGCGCCATCCTTCGAGCGCGGCGGCACGGCATTGGCTGCCTTCAGCGATTGGATCCTTGGAGAAGCCAGCACGCCACATCCACATACCCGGAAGATCAACGCCCATCAGTTTTCGAACGACCCGAAGTGACGGCGACGCCGGATTGCCCGCCACGTCCGGCCCTCACACTTAAGCCGCGGCGTGGTCGACCTGTGGCATTCGCTGCTTTCAGGCAAAGGTGTTTGAGGGCGTTGAACGGCGCATGGTGCGCTTCACCATGCTCTGCCACTCGACGGAAAGCCCACGCGGGAATATTGTTGAAAGCAATATCGTACAGATATTGAATACAGCAAAAATATGCTCTACATTCTATCTGTCTAACAGTGATGGTTGCTATATAAAATTGATTTCATTTCCGGTAAAATTGATAGTAATGCTTTAATTGCGGATAATACGGGTTCTGGCTAATTGAATGACGGACCAGAAATCGATTCCATTGTCGCGTCGAGACTTCGAGCAGAGCGTCAAGTGTACGATAACGAAATCTCCGGGGGAGAAGCGTCGCATTCGCTAAGAGTTAAGCTGTCCTTCAACCAGGCTGTGAATGTCGCGACGCTTTTATAGTCCCGAACCGAAGTCGCGGTAACGATGTAATACGCGCCTAGTGCCACTTCCCGGTCCGAAAGACGGATCAGTCGTCCCGCGGCGAGATCGTTCGCCGCCAACAAGCGGCTGACCAGTGAAACGCCCTGCCCGCTCAAGGCAGCGTCGAATCCGAGATTGGCGTCCGACATGCGCGGGCCGCTGAGCGGTCCCTCGATCGTCATTTCGGCTTTCTCCAACCATTCCGCCCAATGACGTCTCGTGTCCTCATGGATCATCATTTCCCCGGGTATTGTCGATATCGAAACAGGGTGGCCATGCAGCTCGACCCACTGGGCGCTCGCGGCGGGGAATAGACCTGGTCGGATCAACAGCTTCGCGCCTTCGGGAAAGTCCTCCAGGCTCCCGTAACCGATCATGATTTCAGCTTCCCCGCCTTCCAGGTCAGGCAGGCGGTCACTTGCGCGGATGACGATGTCACCTTTGTCAAAGAACGCCCTTATGCTCGACAGCCGTGGAGTCAGCCAACGCGTGGCGAGACCGGGCATGCACCAGATGCGTATCGTCCTTCTCGATGGCGGAGGATTGATTTCCGCAGCAGCCGCGGTGATCAGCCGAAAGGCACGGCCTACGGCGGAGAAGAGTGTCTTCCCCTCGTGCGTGAGTACGGCTCCTCGCGGGCCCATCTCGAAAAGACGCGTCTTCATCCACGACTCAAGCGATTCGATGTGGCGACTTACGACGGGATGGCTCGTGCCGAGATCGACCGCGGCTTGCCGCATGCTCCCCATTCTAGCGGTGGCTTCGAAGGCGCGCAGGAGGTGAAGCGGCGGCATCCTTGGGTCGTTTCCTGTCCCGCCAACGGTCGAACTCAGTGCCGGCCTGACTCGTTTCCCAGACGACATGTTGTTCGCTCCATTATGCGGCCATGCCGCCTCGTGCCGAAAGCTCCTCGGCTCTCCCGCCGCCGACAGCGAGTGGTATCAAAAACGAACCGCTCATGCCGATTTACATGCCACTCTTCGGGCTCCGCGTCACGTATGTTGCAGATAGTACCTGAGCCAACCGCTCTCCAGGTTATGGGTCCAATCATGCCCGACGATGCGCGGCATGCATGCCGGCGAATGTCAGCGTAGCGATCCTGGCCATGCCGGCGACAACCAACTTCAAGTCAGGAGCTTCGATCGTCATGACGCAGTCTTCAAAGGTATTGCCGACCCGAGCCCGTGCTGTCGTGGTCGGCGGCGGTGTGGTCGGGTGTTCGGTTGCCTACCATTTGGCGAAGCTCGGCTGGACGGACGTCGTGCTGATCGAGCGCGCCCAGCTGACGTCCGGAACCACCTGGCATGCCGCTGGTCTTCTCACGACGTTGCGCGACACCGAGACACAGACGAAACTGGCGCTCTACACCCAGGGCCTCTACCGCCGCCTCGAAGAAGAAACCGGGCAGGCAACCGGTTTGATCGGCTGCGGCTCCATTCAGCTGGCCTGCACACCGGACAAGGCGGAGGAAATGCGCCGCGGCTTACAGGCTGCCAAGGTCTGGAATATAGAATGCGAGGAGATTTCGCCCGCCGAGGTTCAGCGTATGTGGCCTCTCGCCTATACGGGCGACGTTCAGGCAGCGTTCCACTTTCCACACGACGGGCGAATCAATCCCACCGATGTAACTCAGGCCCTCGCCAAAGGCGCTCGTATGGCCGGGGTGCAAATCTTCGAGAACTGCTCGGTCGGAGCGATCGAGTCCGAAGCAGGAAAAGTCATCGCGGTCGACACGAGTCTAGGTCGCATCGAAACGTCGATAGTGGTGAACTGCGCCGGAATGTGGGCTCGCGAGATCGGTCGCCTCGCCGGTATCGACATTCCGCTGCAGGCGGCGGAGCACTACTACCTCATCTCCGACTCCGTCGCAGGAGTGCACACCAACCTGCCGATCCTGCGCGATCCCGCTCGCCAGGCCTACGTCCGAGAGGAGGCCGGCAAGATCATGGTCGGCATCTTCGAAGATGCCGCCAGGCCATGGGCGCTGGAAGGGGTGCCGGACGACTTCACCTTCGGTGAGATCCAGCCGGATTGGGACCGTCTTCAGCCCTATTTGGAAAGGGCGATGGAGCGTGTCCCGATCCTCGCGCAGACCGGCATCAAGCTCTTGTTCTGCGGCCCCGAATCCTTTACCGCCGACCACAACTATCTGATGGGTGAAGCGGCGAAACTGAAAGGTTTCTTCGTGGCCGCAGGCTTCAATTCACTCGGCATTCTATCCGGCGGTGGCGTTGGCCTCGTCATGGCCCACTGGATCGCGAACGGCCATCCCCCTATGGACGTCTGGTCCGTCAACATCAACCGAACGCATCACTGGCAGAACAACACCAGTTATCTTGCCGACCGCCTAGTGGAGTCTCTTGGGATCGGCTATCAGGACCATTGGCCTTTCCGGCAGTGGCAGACCGCTCGCGGCGTTAAACGTAGCATGCTGCACGATCGCATGGCAGCCGCAGGTGCCTGCTTCGGCGAGGCCGCTGGGTGGGAGCGCCCCAACTGGTTTGCAAATCCCGGACAGACGCCGGAATACCGACATTCGTGGAGCCGGCAGAACTGGTTCGAGAACAATGCGGCCGAGCATAGGGCCGTGCGCGAACAGGTCGGGATGTTCGAGCAGTCCTCGTTCGCGAAGCTGCTCGTACAGGGCCGTGATGCGGAACCCTGTCTCAACCGCATCGCCTCCGCTGACCTGTCCGTGCCGATCGGAAAGGTCGTCTACACACAATTCCTCAACGTCCGCGGCGGCATCGAGGCCGATATCACGATCACGCGTCTCGCGGCGGACCAATACCTCCTCCTAACACCCGCCTTCACCGCCACGCACGTCACGGCGTGGTTGCGCAATCATTTCGAACCCGCTTCGCACTGCGTCTTGACCGACATCTCGGACGCATGGTGCATGCTGAACGTCCAGGGACCAAACGCACGGGCGCTCCTTTCCAGCGTCGCCACGGGAGACTGGTCGAACGCGGCCTTCCCTTTCGGCACGGTGCGCGAGGTGCAGATCGGCTACGCGACGCTGCTCGCCATGCGGCTGTCCTACGTCGGCGAGCTCGGATGGGAACTCTACATCCCGGCGCCCTTCGCCCCCGGCGTCTACGACGCGCTCCTCGAGGCGGGGGCGGCGCATGGCCTTCGTCATTGCGGCTACCACACGCTGAACTCGCTGCGGATCGAGAAGGGGTTTCGCGAGTGGTCGCACGACATCGGTTCCGACGACACGCCGCTCGACGCTGATCTCGGATTCACATGCGCCTGGAATAAGCCCGGGGGCTTCATCGGCCGCGATGCCCTCGTCGATCTGCGCGACAAGCCGCGCAGGCGACGTCTCGTGCAATTCCTCCTTGAGGATCCAAAGGAGAACCTCTTCCACAACGAGCCGATCCTTCATCGCGGCGAACGCGTCGGCATGGTCACGTCGGCCATGTACGGGCATACGCTCGGCGGCTCGGTCGGCCTCGGCTATGTTTCCCACGAGGATGGCGTGACCGCGGACCTAGTCGCAGGCGGTGCCTTCACGCTGCAGATCGCAGACCGCATCGTACCGGCGAGAGCATCTCTCGATCCGATGTATGATCCTGATGCAGGACGCATGTTCATCTGAGTTGAGATACGGGCGACGGGAACGCCTGTCGCGCACCAGCCCCTCGATATGCGAGAAGAAGGCCCTCTCGCCTGGATGCGCTTGCCGGATACGAACCACGACGAAATGAAGGCCCGGGCTCGCATCGGTCCCGCCTCCGACCAAGGGGACCTTACCGTTGTCGACCCTTCCTTCGCTGACGGCCATGAAAGCCTTCGAGGCCGTAGGTCGGACGGGGAGCGTCCGATCTGCGGGAGACGAGATCGGCGTCAGCCACACCGTGGTGTCCCGGCATCTTCGCCATCTGCAGGAATCGCTCGGCGTAGCTTTGTTCCAGCCTGAGGGCCGTGGGATCATTCTCACTCCGGCCGGGCGCATCTATCATGCGGAGATCGTCAAGGCCTTCTCTCTCCTTCGCGCCGCGACCACCGAGATTCGAGGCTCGAGCAGCCGCCACCTCGAGGTCTGGTGCATGCCGGGAATCATCAGCCGGCGGCTTCTGCCTCAACTACCCCAACTGAACAAGCATTCGATGCGACTGGCGATAAATCTTCGACCGACCCTTGCGTTGCCGCGTCTGGAAACTGGGGAAGCCGATGCCAGCATCATGTACTCGGACAGGCCGGAGTTGGACGGCCTCCTTCGCGCTGAAAGTCTCGCACGTCCCCGCGTCTTTCCAGTTGCAAGCCCAGCATTTCTGGCTCGTCATACAAAAATCGATACCTTGGAGAAGCTCGTCGTCGCGCCTCTACTTCACGAGGAAACCACTGCATACTGGACGGCCTGGCTGATTGAGGCCGGCATCGGCCGCGTGCCCCTCCTTGGCGGACAGCGCCTTTGGCACTCGCACGTAGCCATCGAGGCAGCTCGTCTTGGCCAAGGCATCGCGCTCGCCAATGAGCTTCTCGTCGAGGAGGAGATTTCGAGCGGAAGCTTGGTGGAAGTGATCTCGTCCGAAACCCGAATGTCGTCCTATCAGATCGTTTCGCTGGCAAGTCGCTGGGAGGAACCGAGCCTGCGCGCCCTCCGAAGCTGGCTCCACGACGCGCTCGCGATCCGAAAATCCGGTGCATAGAACGCACCAGTCCGTACCTTAAAACTGATTGTTCAACGAATTGAAACATTGGATCTCTGCAGCCGTCTGCAAGGTGGAGAGCGAGCACGTGGCCACAAATGTCGATCTGATGACGCGTAGAAACTCCGCTGTCGTACGCGGCATCGGGCACGTCACTCCAATCTTCGCCGACCGGGCGGAAAACAGCGAGGTTTGGGACGTCGAAGGCCGCCGGTACGTCGATTTCGCCGGCGGGATCGCGGTTCTGAACACCGGACATCGACACCCGAAGATTTTGGATGCCGTCCGAGGCCAGTTGGATCGTTTCACGCATACCTGTTTTCAGGTCCTGCCCTACGAGCCCTACGTTGAGCTGGCCGAGCGGCTCAACGCCCTCGTGCCGATTTCCGGAGCGGTCAAGACCGCCTTCTTCACGACCGGCGCCGAGGCCACCGAGAATGCCGTGAAGATCGCGAGAGCCGCGACGGGCCGGGCCGGCGTGGTCGCTTTCACCGGCAGCTTCCATGGCCGTACGATTGTCGCGTCCGCGATGACCGGTAAGGTCGTTCCCTACAAAAAGGGCCTCGGGCCCGCGGTAGCCGACATCTGGCACGTTCCGTTCCCGACCGACGCCAACGACGTCACGACTGCGGAATCGCTCCGCTATCTCGACTTCATCTTCAAGGCGGACATCGATCCTTCGCGTGTTGCCGCGATTATCGTGGAGCCGGTTCAGGGTGAGGGAGGCTTCCATCAGGTACCCGGCGATCTGATGCGCGGCCTGCGGGCAGTCTGCGACGCGCATGGAATCGTACTCATCGCGGACGAAGTGCAAACAGGATTCGGGCGGACCGGGAAGATGTTCGCCATGGAACATTACGATGTCCAACCCGATCTGATGTGTCTGGCGAAGAGCCTTGCGGGAGGAATGCCTCTTTCCGGCGTCGTCGGCAGGGCGGCGATAATGGACACGGCCGACCCCGGGGGGCTGGGCGGCACCTATGCGGGCAGTCCGCTTGCCTGCGCCGCCGCTTTGGCAGTGCTCGACGTGTTCGAGGAGGAAAACCTTCTCGAAAGAGCCGTAGCCATCGGCGAGCGCATCCGAAATGCCGTCGGGCGGATGGCGCGGTCCAACCATCTCCTGCCGATCTCGGAGCTTCGCGGCCCCGGCGCCATGGTGGCATTCGACATACTGAAGAACCGTGGTTCCACGGAGCCAGACGCGGAAGCTACGAAGCGCGTGACGCGCACTGCGCATGAGAACGGCCTCATCCTCCTGTCGTGCGGCACGAACGCCAACACGATCCGCCTCCTCTGCCCCCTGACGATCTCCGATGAAGTTCTCGACGAGGGGCTCGGCATCCTAGAAATCGCGCTTGCGGCCTGAAGGTCGGAGCTATGGACATGGAACTATCCGAACTGTCGAACGGTCTGCTGACGGATCGCTGTCTCATCGGCGGCGAGTGGATCGGGACGCCCACAATGCCCTTCTTTGATCCAGCGACCGGCCAGGAACTCGCTCGCGTGCCCTTGATGGGAAGTATGGATGCGACACAGGCAGTCGAAGCTGCCGCGGTCGCGTTTCCGGCGTGGTCGAAACGATTGGCGAAGGAGCGGTCCGCGATCCTGCGCAGATGGTTCGAACTCATCCTGAACCATCGGAGGGATATCGCGACAATCATGACTCGGGAACAGGGCAAGCCCCTGGCCGAGGCTCTGGGAGAGGTGGACTACGCCGCGTCCTTCGTTGAATTCTACGCCGAGGAAGCGCGCCGCATCTACGGCGAGACCATCCCTACGCATCGGGCGGATGCCCGCATCATGGTCATCAAGCAGCCGGTCGGCGTCGTTGCAGCGATAACGCCTTGGAACTTTCCGGCCGCCATGATCACACGCAAGGTCGCTCCCGCCCTTGCCGCCGGCTGCACGGTCGTCGTGAAGCCTGCTCCGGAAACGCCCCTGACGGCGCTTGCACTTGCGCTGCTCGCCGAGCGCGCCGGCCTACCTGCCGGCGTTCTCAACATCTTGACGGGCGACGCCGCCGCGATCGGAAAGGTCCTGACCGAACATCCGCTTGTGCGTGCCATCAGTTTCACGGGATCGACCGAGGTCGGTAAGCTTCTGATGCGTCAGGCCGCGTCGACGGTAAAGAAGGTCGGACTCGAACTGGGCGGCAATGCCCCCTTCATCGTTTTCGACGATGCAGACCTCGATGCCGCGGTCGAGGGTGCGATGATTTCGAAGTTCCGCAACATGGGACAAACCTGCGTCTGCGCGAACCGCCTCTACGTCCAGGAGGCGGTCTACGACGAGTTCGTCGAGAGACTTTCCGGGAAGGTCGCCGCGCTGAAGGTCGGGAACGGTCTCGAAGCAGGGGTGCAGCAGGGACCACTCATCACGACGAAGGCGGTCGAGAAGGTGGAGATGCACATCGCCGACGCGCTGCAGAAGGGTGCGAAACTCGTCATCGGTGGAAAGTTGCACGAACTCGGCGGAACGTTCTTTCAGCCGACGGTGCTTTCGGAGGTTTCCACGGAAATGGTGATGACACGGGAAGAAACCTTCGGACCTGTCGCCGCGGTCTACCGTTTCACGGACGAGGCTGACGCCATCCGTCAGGCCAATGCCTCCCCCTACGGCCTTGCCGCCTATTTCTACGCTCGCGATCTCGCAAGGGTGTTCCGAGTGGCCGAAGCGCTGGAGGCGGGGATGGTCGGCATCAATTCGGCATTGCTCGGTGTCGACGTCGCGCCCTTCGGCGGCGTGAAGGAATCGGGTCTCGGACGCGAGGGATCGCGTCACGGGATCGAGGAGTATTTGGAGATCAAGTACATGTTAATCGGCGGGCTGAGCTGAAATTTTCGGGGGCCTTTGACACACTGTGACAGTCTCGCCGTCGCGGGTAGGCCGTTATCGCACGTTCCTCCGTCATCCATTGAAGAAGAAAGGCGCACCTCCGTCTCGAATCGATCGGGCTTTGGTACGATATCCTCATGAAGATCCTCGTCGCCGTGAAGCGTGTGGTGGACTACAACGTGAAGATCCGCGTGAAGCCTGATGGCTCCGGGGTGGATCTTGCCTCTGCCAAGATGTCGATGAATCCCTTCGATGAGATCGCCGTTGAGGAGGCGCTGCGATTGAAGGAGAAGGGGCTTGCTGCGGAGATCGTCGTCGTCTCGATCGGCGTCGCTGCTGCACAGGAGCAAATCCGGACGGCTCTTGCCATGGGCGCCGACCGAGGCATTCTGGTCAACGTAGTTGGGCCCGTCGAGCCTCTCGCCGTGGCAAAGATCCTCAAGGGCGTGGTGGAAGCCGAGAAGCCCGACCTTGTGATCCTCGGCAAGCAGGCGATTGACGATGACTGCAACCAGACCGGCCAGATGCTGGCTGCCCTTCTGCAGTGGGGGCAGGGCACGTTCGCTTCGGAAATAGCCGTTGCGGACAGGCAAGTGAGGGTGGTCCGCGAGGTCGACGGTGGACTGCAGACGATCCTTCTGGCGCTGCCGGCGATCGTCACCGCGGATCTGCGCCTCAACCAACCTCGCTACGCCTCGCTTCCGAACATCATGAAGGCGAAGAAGAAGACCCTCGAAGAGAAGACGGCGTCCGACTACGGTGTGGACCCAGCCCCTCGCCTCAAGATCCTGAAGACCACCGAACCGACAGGGCGTGACGCGGGCATGAAGGTCGCCTCAGCCGACGAACTCATCGCGAAGCTGAAAACTGCAGGCTGTTTGACATGACGAACGATCCATCGACTCTGTTCGATCGACCAAGCTCGGCGTCATCCAACGGCACCAGATCTTTGTCGGAGCAGACGCTACGCGATCTGAACAAAGCAAAAGCCGCCCTCGAAAGTGCGCGAGGGCACGATGACAGGCGTTCCGAAAGGAGGCGTCCCCTCGCTCTTCGCGATTTCAATCACATCGAGGAGCCGCTGCATCAGGACGGCTCGAAAGGTACCAGGTCATGACCATCGTTCTCCTTGCGCAGCACGACAATCATACGCTTGACGAGCAGACTGCAAAGGCACTGACGGCCGCCCTTGCGATGGGTGGAGAGGTCCATGTTCTCGTCGCTGGCTCCGGCGCCGAAGCTGTCGCGGCGGCGGCATCACGATTGCGGGGCGTCTCCAAAGTTCTTCTGGCGGACGCACCGACCTACGCAAACGGTCTGGCGGAGCCGCTTGCAGCTCTGCTCGTCGCGATCAGTCCGAACTACGACGCGTTCGTCGCGGCTGCGACCAGTACTGCAAAGAACGTGATGCCGCGCCTCGCTGCTCTGCTCGACGTCATGCAGGTGTCGGAAGCAACCGCCGTTAACGGCCCGGACGTGTTCGAACGTCCGATCTATGCCGGAAATGCTCTGCAGATGGTCCAGGTGACCGACCTCAAGAAGGTCGTTACAGTGCGCTCCGCTTCCTTCCCGGCCGCTGAATTCTGTGAAACGCTGGCTCCGATCACGGCCCTCGAAGCGACGGTTAACCCCAATCTCTCCACATTCGTCGAGGAGCGGGTGGCACATTCGGATCGGCCCGAGTTGGCGGCAGCTAAGATCGTGGTGTCCGGCGGCCGGGCGCTCGGTTCGAAAGAGAAGTTCGATGAGTTCGTCCTGCCTTTCGCTGATAAGCTGGGAGCCGCAGTCGGCGCATCTCGGGCGGCAGTGGATGCCGGTTATGCTCCAAACGATTGGCAGGTCGGTCAGACCGGCAAGGTCGTGGCACCGGATCTCTACATAGCCTGCGGCATATCGGGTGCGATTCAGCATCTCGCTGGCATGAAGGACTCCAAGATCATTGTAGCTATCAATACGGATGCGGAAGCACCGATCTTTCAAGTCGCCGACTACGGGCTTGTCGGCGACATCTTCACGCTTCTTCCGGAATTGACTGAAAAGCTATGAAGGGATCAGCGTACTCTCGAAAACTGAATCCATGGGTTCAAATAGTTTTCGGTTCGCACAGGTGCGCAGCGTAGCGCCTGGCGAAAGGCGGCAGCGTGGCGCACTCCCACGTCTGCGCTGCCGCTCGGTGACCGCAAGGACGGGCAGCTTTTGGCTGCCCGTCAAATTAGCCTGGCGGTGAGCTACCTAACCATTTTGTAGCGGTGTGGGTATGGGACTGCGGTCCACTCGAGGCGGCGCGGCTAAGCGGAGCCGACCTGCCAGAGTACCAGTTCGCCCGGACGGCAGCATGGCTACCTTCCAGCATCTGGCGCTTCCAGGCGAAGAGCTGCGACGGAGAGACAAAATGGGCGGCATGATCGCGTATGGGTTCCGAACGCTGACGATGTTGTCGAAACTGCTTGCAGAGATCTGGGAGATGGGAGGGACGACGAGATCCTCTAACTAAGGCTTTAACAAGCTGTGCTTCCTGGCTCCTGTGCCCAACGGCGCAGCAATTTGACTTCACGAAACCCTACGTGTCGGTGGAACACCGGGAC is part of the Aureimonas sp. SA4125 genome and encodes:
- a CDS encoding LysR substrate-binding domain-containing protein → MSSGKRVRPALSSTVGGTGNDPRMPPLHLLRAFEATARMGSMRQAAVDLGTSHPVVSRHIESLESWMKTRLFEMGPRGAVLTHEGKTLFSAVGRAFRLITAAAAEINPPPSRRTIRIWCMPGLATRWLTPRLSSIRAFFDKGDIVIRASDRLPDLEGGEAEIMIGYGSLEDFPEGAKLLIRPGLFPAASAQWVELHGHPVSISTIPGEMMIHEDTRRHWAEWLEKAEMTIEGPLSGPRMSDANLGFDAALSGQGVSLVSRLLAANDLAAGRLIRLSDREVALGAYYIVTATSVRDYKSVATFTAWLKDSLTLSECDASPPEISLSYT
- a CDS encoding LysR substrate-binding domain-containing protein translates to MSTLPSLTAMKAFEAVGRTGSVRSAGDEIGVSHTVVSRHLRHLQESLGVALFQPEGRGIILTPAGRIYHAEIVKAFSLLRAATTEIRGSSSRHLEVWCMPGIISRRLLPQLPQLNKHSMRLAINLRPTLALPRLETGEADASIMYSDRPELDGLLRAESLARPRVFPVASPAFLARHTKIDTLEKLVVAPLLHEETTAYWTAWLIEAGIGRVPLLGGQRLWHSHVAIEAARLGQGIALANELLVEEEISSGSLVEVISSETRMSSYQIVSLASRWEEPSLRALRSWLHDALAIRKSGA
- the gabT gene encoding 4-aminobutyrate--2-oxoglutarate transaminase → MTRRNSAVVRGIGHVTPIFADRAENSEVWDVEGRRYVDFAGGIAVLNTGHRHPKILDAVRGQLDRFTHTCFQVLPYEPYVELAERLNALVPISGAVKTAFFTTGAEATENAVKIARAATGRAGVVAFTGSFHGRTIVASAMTGKVVPYKKGLGPAVADIWHVPFPTDANDVTTAESLRYLDFIFKADIDPSRVAAIIVEPVQGEGGFHQVPGDLMRGLRAVCDAHGIVLIADEVQTGFGRTGKMFAMEHYDVQPDLMCLAKSLAGGMPLSGVVGRAAIMDTADPGGLGGTYAGSPLACAAALAVLDVFEEENLLERAVAIGERIRNAVGRMARSNHLLPISELRGPGAMVAFDILKNRGSTEPDAEATKRVTRTAHENGLILLSCGTNANTIRLLCPLTISDEVLDEGLGILEIALAA
- a CDS encoding acyl-CoA dehydrogenase codes for the protein MAERNVFEWSDPFLIENQLGAEERMIRDAAAAFAEAELRPRVNSAYLDERMDAELFRLMGKAGLLGVTLPDTYGGAGANYVSYGLVAHEVESVDSGYRSMMSVQSSLVIYPIFAYGSEEQRQTYLPGLVSGELIGCFGLTEPDAGSDPGGMTTRAEKTADGYRLYGAKTWISNAPIADVFVVWAKSAAHGGAIRGFVLEKGMKGLSAPKIGGKLSLRASITGEIVMDGVEVGEGALLPNVSGLKGPFGCLNRARYGISWGVLGAAEDCWHRARQYGLDRKQFGRPLAQTQLFQKKLADMQTEIALGMQASLRVGRLLDEGRMAPEMISIVKRNNCGKALDIARAARDMHGGNGIQLEYQVMRHAQNLETVNTYEGTHDVHALILGRAQTGLQAFF
- a CDS encoding FAD-dependent oxidoreductase, which gives rise to MPANVSVAILAMPATTNFKSGASIVMTQSSKVLPTRARAVVVGGGVVGCSVAYHLAKLGWTDVVLIERAQLTSGTTWHAAGLLTTLRDTETQTKLALYTQGLYRRLEEETGQATGLIGCGSIQLACTPDKAEEMRRGLQAAKVWNIECEEISPAEVQRMWPLAYTGDVQAAFHFPHDGRINPTDVTQALAKGARMAGVQIFENCSVGAIESEAGKVIAVDTSLGRIETSIVVNCAGMWAREIGRLAGIDIPLQAAEHYYLISDSVAGVHTNLPILRDPARQAYVREEAGKIMVGIFEDAARPWALEGVPDDFTFGEIQPDWDRLQPYLERAMERVPILAQTGIKLLFCGPESFTADHNYLMGEAAKLKGFFVAAGFNSLGILSGGGVGLVMAHWIANGHPPMDVWSVNINRTHHWQNNTSYLADRLVESLGIGYQDHWPFRQWQTARGVKRSMLHDRMAAAGACFGEAAGWERPNWFANPGQTPEYRHSWSRQNWFENNAAEHRAVREQVGMFEQSSFAKLLVQGRDAEPCLNRIASADLSVPIGKVVYTQFLNVRGGIEADITITRLAADQYLLLTPAFTATHVTAWLRNHFEPASHCVLTDISDAWCMLNVQGPNARALLSSVATGDWSNAAFPFGTVREVQIGYATLLAMRLSYVGELGWELYIPAPFAPGVYDALLEAGAAHGLRHCGYHTLNSLRIEKGFREWSHDIGSDDTPLDADLGFTCAWNKPGGFIGRDALVDLRDKPRRRRLVQFLLEDPKENLFHNEPILHRGERVGMVTSAMYGHTLGGSVGLGYVSHEDGVTADLVAGGAFTLQIADRIVPARASLDPMYDPDAGRMFI
- a CDS encoding NAD-dependent succinate-semialdehyde dehydrogenase: MELSELSNGLLTDRCLIGGEWIGTPTMPFFDPATGQELARVPLMGSMDATQAVEAAAVAFPAWSKRLAKERSAILRRWFELILNHRRDIATIMTREQGKPLAEALGEVDYAASFVEFYAEEARRIYGETIPTHRADARIMVIKQPVGVVAAITPWNFPAAMITRKVAPALAAGCTVVVKPAPETPLTALALALLAERAGLPAGVLNILTGDAAAIGKVLTEHPLVRAISFTGSTEVGKLLMRQAASTVKKVGLELGGNAPFIVFDDADLDAAVEGAMISKFRNMGQTCVCANRLYVQEAVYDEFVERLSGKVAALKVGNGLEAGVQQGPLITTKAVEKVEMHIADALQKGAKLVIGGKLHELGGTFFQPTVLSEVSTEMVMTREETFGPVAAVYRFTDEADAIRQANASPYGLAAYFYARDLARVFRVAEALEAGMVGINSALLGVDVAPFGGVKESGLGREGSRHGIEEYLEIKYMLIGGLS
- a CDS encoding LysR family transcriptional regulator translates to MSIFMRKLLPSTGALAAFDAVARTGSFTAAAEMLSLTQSAVSRQVALLEAQLGTSLFERTSRSVDLTEAGRVYAAAIEPALGEIRRVTLQLMTKRNAETLDLAILPTFGTRWLMPRIPRFVAAHPGITLNFATRIGHFDFAHERLDAAIHIGRPVWPGAECRFLMGETVAPVCSPDFLAHHKITGPSDLVALPRFHIASRPGAWGDWFAASGLRQTGGEGMRFEQFALVAQAAMAGLGVALMPLFLIEAELSEGHLVIAYPDVVDSPSAYYLVAPSFERGGTALAAFSDWILGEASTPHPHTRKINAHQFSNDPK